From a region of the Armatimonadota bacterium genome:
- a CDS encoding helix-turn-helix transcriptional regulator has translation MELDRSKNEPRCEDRVVSLTKREAEVLSLVLEGKSSREAAAALVCSKRTVDFHLSRIYDKLNVSNRVQAMHRATLLGLVDVRLPGRQD, from the coding sequence ATGGAGCTGGACAGGAGCAAAAACGAGCCGCGCTGCGAGGATAGAGTCGTCTCTCTTACGAAGAGAGAGGCTGAAGTCCTGAGCCTGGTTTTGGAAGGGAAGTCATCCAGGGAAGCTGCTGCTGCTTTAGTATGTAGTAAAAGAACGGTTGATTTTCACCTTTCGAGGATCTACGACAAGCTGAATGTCTCCAACCGCGTGCAGGCGATGCACCGCGCCACACTTCTAGGGCTGGTCGACGTAAGGCTGCCCGGCAGGCAGGACTAA
- the argJ gene encoding bifunctional glutamate N-acetyltransferase/amino-acid acetyltransferase ArgJ, with amino-acid sequence MKKIDGAVTAPKGFKAAGVRCGIKQQGSDLAIIYSEAEASAAGVFTTNVFKAAPVVRSMEAVKSGKGRAVVVNSGNANACTGEQGLKDVDHIREFAGELLNVPVDMVLCASTGIIGQMLPMDKYEIGIMDAVAELDENGGAAASHAIMTTDTKPKTAACEIEIGGAAVRIGAICKGSGMICPNMATMLCFITTDVDIDPSALQSSLSSAVDRSLNSLSVDGDMSTNDCVIMLANGKSGCAKIAQGSPEYEIFEKALAEVCVDLAKRIAHDGEGATKYVEVKAVNAETYADAKAVAMKIANSPLVKTAIFGEDPNWGRVLCAAGGSGAKVDPDKTSLYFGDVKIVEKGEPIKLDAEAARKPMLEKELYITVDLGLGTESATAFTCDFSYDYVKINAEYHT; translated from the coding sequence ATGAAGAAAATAGACGGTGCCGTCACTGCGCCGAAAGGATTTAAGGCCGCCGGGGTGCGGTGCGGTATCAAGCAGCAGGGCAGCGACCTTGCGATTATATATTCAGAAGCCGAGGCGTCGGCGGCGGGGGTCTTCACCACCAACGTCTTTAAGGCTGCGCCTGTAGTCAGGAGCATGGAGGCCGTTAAATCCGGCAAAGGCAGGGCGGTTGTAGTTAACTCGGGTAACGCCAATGCCTGCACAGGTGAGCAGGGCCTTAAAGACGTCGATCATATACGCGAGTTCGCGGGCGAGCTGCTCAATGTGCCCGTCGATATGGTCTTGTGCGCTTCTACGGGAATAATCGGCCAGATGCTGCCCATGGACAAATACGAGATAGGCATTATGGACGCAGTGGCCGAACTCGACGAAAACGGCGGCGCTGCTGCCTCACATGCGATCATGACTACCGACACCAAGCCTAAAACCGCTGCCTGCGAGATCGAAATAGGCGGCGCTGCTGTGCGGATTGGAGCTATCTGCAAAGGTTCCGGCATGATCTGTCCCAATATGGCGACTATGCTCTGCTTCATCACAACGGACGTCGACATCGATCCGTCCGCCCTGCAAAGCAGCCTTTCATCAGCAGTGGACCGCAGCTTAAACAGCCTGAGCGTGGACGGCGACATGAGCACAAATGACTGCGTGATTATGCTGGCAAACGGCAAGTCAGGATGCGCAAAGATCGCACAGGGCTCGCCTGAGTATGAAATATTTGAAAAGGCGCTCGCCGAGGTCTGCGTAGATCTTGCGAAGCGGATAGCACACGACGGCGAGGGCGCGACCAAGTATGTGGAGGTCAAAGCAGTCAACGCCGAGACCTATGCCGATGCAAAGGCAGTGGCTATGAAGATAGCCAATTCGCCTCTGGTAAAGACAGCCATCTTCGGCGAAGACCCCAACTGGGGCCGGGTGCTTTGCGCTGCCGGCGGCTCGGGGGCAAAAGTCGACCCGGACAAGACTTCGCTCTATTTCGGCGATGTAAAGATTGTGGAGAAGGGTGAACCCATTAAGCTCGACGCGGAGGCGGCACGCAAACCCATGCTTGAAAAAGAGCTGTATATCACAGTCGATCTGGGTCTGGGAACCGAAAGCGCGACAGCATTCACCTGCGACTTCTCATATGACTACGTTAAGATCAACGCCGAGTATCACACCTAA
- a CDS encoding virulence protein RhuM/Fic/DOC family protein, with protein MEKPRGEIVIYEPVEGEARVEVRLEHETVWLDAHQMADLFQRDRTVILKHIRNIYTTGELSQESTCAKFAQVAKDGKTRLMDLYDLDVIIGVGYRVNSRRGTDFRIWATNILRDHITKGYTINQRRLVEQAEHYRELQNAIRLIGDVITQQALDPPQAEGLLRVITDYTYALSVLDDYDHQQLTIRNTTHKEPFRISYEAARKAVDAMADRMRQDGKEPGLFGREKDESFKSSLAAIYQTFGGEDLYPSIEEKAAHLLYFITKNHSFSDGNKRIAAAIFLWFLDANGLLYTESGQKRLGDNALVALTLMIAESKPQHKDVITKIIVNLINRDNP; from the coding sequence ATGGAAAAACCAAGAGGCGAGATAGTCATATATGAGCCAGTGGAAGGTGAAGCACGTGTAGAGGTTCGATTGGAACATGAGACTGTTTGGCTCGATGCTCATCAGATGGCTGATCTTTTTCAGCGTGATCGCACCGTCATTCTGAAACATATACGCAATATATATACAACAGGGGAACTCAGTCAAGAGTCAACCTGTGCAAAATTTGCACAAGTTGCCAAGGATGGCAAAACTCGCCTGATGGACTTATATGACCTGGACGTTATTATTGGCGTTGGTTATCGTGTGAACTCCCGTCGAGGCACGGACTTCCGCATATGGGCGACTAACATTCTTCGCGACCACATCACAAAGGGCTATACCATAAATCAACGCAGACTTGTGGAGCAGGCAGAGCATTACCGTGAGCTTCAAAATGCTATCCGACTTATCGGAGATGTAATCACACAGCAGGCACTGGATCCGCCACAGGCCGAAGGACTGCTCCGCGTCATAACCGATTATACCTATGCCCTTTCGGTGCTGGACGATTACGATCACCAGCAACTCACCATAAGAAATACTACCCACAAGGAGCCCTTCAGGATAAGCTATGAGGCTGCGCGCAAAGCTGTCGATGCGATGGCTGACCGGATGAGGCAGGATGGCAAGGAACCCGGCTTGTTCGGCAGAGAGAAAGATGAATCGTTCAAAAGTTCGCTTGCAGCAATATACCAGACCTTTGGCGGCGAAGACTTATATCCGAGCATCGAGGAAAAGGCGGCACACCTGCTATACTTTATAACAAAGAACCATTCCTTTTCAGATGGTAACAAGCGGATTGCAGCAGCAATATTTCTTTGGTTCCTGGATGCAAATGGGTTGTTGTACACCGAGAGCGGCCAGAAGCGATTGGGCGACAATGCGCTGGTGGCTCTTACTTTGATGATAGCCGAGAGCAAACCACAGCACAAAGATGTCATAACCAAGATCATAGTGAATCTGATCAACAGGGATAATCCTTAA
- the argC gene encoding N-acetyl-gamma-glutamyl-phosphate reductase, whose translation MIRVGIIGASGYAGAELVRYLLMHPGVEITYLASGTYEGRPLSDAYPSFLGQDLPLCEQWDIENAADKADFFFQAQGNGNGMKVAPDLMDYGKKLIDVPADFRLKDMAVYKQFYGLDHTCPELAAEAVYGIPELNADKIAEARIVANSGCYATSSILALSPLVKSKNVCLDSIIVDSKSGVSGSGRSKLSVPGMFCEVNEGLKAYAVSTHRHTPEIEQELTNVAGEKITINFTPHLIPMNRGILTTAYASAGQGKKIPSTSEMIALYREFYAGRTFVVVLDEGRQPCTKNVLGTNFAHIGIVSDARTNRVIITCAIDNMGKGAAGQAVQNMNVMLGLDETTGLMMPAVYP comes from the coding sequence ATGATCAGAGTTGGAATAATAGGCGCTTCGGGATACGCCGGGGCTGAATTAGTCAGGTATTTACTTATGCATCCGGGTGTGGAGATTACATATCTCGCCTCCGGCACATATGAAGGCAGGCCGCTTTCGGACGCCTATCCGAGTTTTCTCGGCCAGGACCTGCCGCTGTGCGAACAGTGGGATATAGAAAATGCGGCGGATAAAGCCGACTTCTTCTTCCAGGCCCAGGGCAACGGCAACGGCATGAAAGTCGCGCCTGATCTGATGGATTACGGCAAGAAGCTCATCGATGTCCCGGCAGATTTCAGGCTCAAGGATATGGCCGTCTATAAGCAGTTCTACGGATTGGACCACACCTGCCCCGAACTTGCCGCTGAGGCCGTATATGGAATCCCTGAGCTGAATGCGGATAAGATAGCCGAAGCAAGGATAGTGGCCAACTCAGGCTGCTATGCCACAAGCTCGATACTCGCGCTTTCGCCTCTGGTAAAGAGTAAGAATGTATGCCTGGACTCGATTATAGTAGACTCCAAGTCGGGAGTATCGGGTTCAGGGCGGTCGAAGCTCTCCGTGCCGGGCATGTTCTGCGAGGTCAACGAGGGTCTTAAGGCATACGCAGTGTCGACTCACAGGCACACACCCGAGATCGAGCAGGAGCTTACCAATGTAGCGGGCGAAAAGATAACCATAAACTTCACACCTCATCTGATCCCGATGAACCGGGGTATCTTAACGACTGCCTACGCGAGCGCCGGGCAGGGCAAGAAAATCCCGTCGACCTCTGAGATGATCGCCCTATATAGAGAGTTTTATGCCGGCAGGACTTTCGTGGTCGTGCTCGATGAGGGCCGGCAGCCGTGCACCAAGAATGTCCTCGGGACTAACTTTGCGCACATAGGCATAGTCTCGGACGCCAGGACCAACCGTGTGATAATCACCTGCGCGATCGATAACATGGGCAAGGGCGCCGCAGGCCAGGCTGTGCAGAACATGAACGTAATGCTGGGTCTGGATGAGACAACCGGCTTGATGATGCCTGCGGTCTATCCGTAG
- a CDS encoding dehydrogenase E1 component subunit alpha/beta gives MPKTASPKKASNGPSESKDELLDYLRQMHEIRNFEDTYYKILRDGTVRGASHLYAGQEAVAVGSIVVLEDRDVIASTHRGHGHCGAIGDKHAKSEAARQEHWNRMMAELMGKSTGYCRGRGGSLHIADVEKGNLGSTGIVGGNIPIGTGAALAEKLNGTGAVVLCYFGDGATNTGSFHEALNMGSTMLGGLPIVYICENNLYGMSVPFCLKTVESAGQASCIVNISDRAAAYGIPSTICDGMDVLAVKSAVREAVDRARRGEGPSFVECKTYRWYGHSASDQKAYRTREEEAEWKKRDPIIVLSNKLLESGIATQDEIDSVAKTAAKTIADACQFGLDSPYPDVSELYNDVYVPVDKAKLNTEIAEEKKVLPKIKQIEDDIRRTFATTLPKLKAADAKSFEEKYGVPIKTYGQALVDAQREEMKRDKSVVIFGEDVGLYGGAYAATRGLYNEFGPERVMDTAISEAAIVGAAGGAAMRGIRPIAEIMYVDFMTIASDQLIHNLSFNRYMFGGKTKIPAVVRTEGGVGRSMAAHHSESLEAMFLHIPGLYIVYPSTPYDAKGLLKAAVRDDNPVLFLEHKVMYSGVMGPVPDDDYVIPLGVADIKREGTDATIVAYGRMLHFALDAAAQLAKEGINVEVVDPRTLNPLDMGTIAKSVRKTGRLITVSEDFPRCGVGPEIVRQYMDYKFEDGHSGFDYLDAQPVMLAAKDCPVPMSAPLEEACVPTVADIIEAVKAIA, from the coding sequence ATGCCAAAAACAGCCTCACCAAAGAAAGCCTCGAACGGGCCTTCCGAATCAAAGGACGAACTGCTTGATTATTTGCGGCAAATGCATGAAATCCGCAACTTTGAGGACACCTACTACAAAATACTCAGGGACGGAACCGTAAGAGGTGCGTCGCACCTTTATGCCGGACAGGAAGCTGTTGCAGTAGGATCAATCGTAGTTTTAGAAGACCGAGACGTAATCGCCAGCACACACCGCGGCCACGGCCACTGCGGCGCAATCGGCGACAAGCATGCCAAAAGCGAAGCCGCCCGCCAGGAACACTGGAACCGGATGATGGCCGAGTTGATGGGTAAGTCTACAGGTTACTGCCGCGGACGCGGCGGGTCGCTTCACATTGCCGATGTCGAGAAGGGTAACCTTGGCTCGACCGGTATTGTCGGCGGAAACATTCCGATCGGCACAGGCGCCGCCCTGGCCGAAAAGTTGAACGGCACGGGCGCTGTGGTTCTCTGTTACTTCGGCGACGGCGCAACCAACACCGGCAGCTTCCACGAAGCCCTCAATATGGGCTCCACGATGCTCGGCGGCCTTCCTATTGTATACATTTGTGAGAACAACCTCTATGGTATGAGCGTTCCGTTCTGCCTCAAGACAGTCGAGAGCGCAGGGCAGGCCTCCTGCATAGTAAACATATCCGACAGGGCCGCTGCCTATGGAATACCTTCGACCATCTGCGACGGTATGGACGTGCTTGCTGTCAAGAGTGCAGTCCGGGAAGCCGTAGACCGCGCCCGCAGGGGCGAGGGCCCGTCCTTTGTTGAATGCAAGACCTACCGCTGGTACGGCCACTCCGCCAGTGACCAGAAGGCCTACCGCACTCGCGAGGAAGAGGCCGAGTGGAAGAAACGCGACCCGATCATCGTGCTTAGCAACAAGCTCCTCGAGTCCGGCATAGCCACTCAGGACGAGATCGATTCGGTCGCCAAGACAGCGGCAAAGACAATAGCGGACGCTTGCCAGTTCGGTCTTGACAGCCCGTACCCGGATGTCAGCGAGCTTTACAACGATGTCTACGTCCCGGTCGACAAGGCAAAACTCAACACCGAGATCGCCGAAGAGAAGAAAGTATTGCCTAAGATCAAACAGATCGAGGACGATATCCGCCGGACATTCGCCACCACATTGCCCAAGCTCAAGGCCGCCGATGCTAAGTCTTTTGAGGAGAAATACGGAGTCCCGATCAAAACCTACGGCCAGGCATTGGTAGACGCACAGCGCGAAGAGATGAAGCGCGACAAGAGCGTAGTGATCTTCGGCGAGGATGTGGGCCTTTACGGCGGAGCCTATGCGGCTACCCGCGGGCTCTACAATGAGTTCGGACCTGAGCGGGTTATGGACACAGCCATCAGCGAGGCCGCGATTGTCGGAGCGGCAGGCGGCGCTGCAATGCGCGGTATCAGGCCGATAGCTGAAATTATGTATGTCGACTTCATGACCATCGCATCCGACCAGTTGATCCACAACCTGAGCTTTAACCGATACATGTTCGGCGGCAAGACCAAGATACCTGCAGTCGTGAGGACAGAGGGCGGCGTCGGACGAAGTATGGCGGCTCATCACTCCGAAAGCCTGGAGGCGATGTTCCTGCATATTCCCGGACTTTATATCGTCTATCCGTCCACTCCGTATGACGCAAAGGGCCTGCTGAAGGCTGCTGTAAGAGATGACAACCCGGTGCTCTTCCTGGAGCATAAGGTCATGTATTCCGGCGTTATGGGACCTGTGCCTGACGATGACTACGTGATCCCGCTGGGAGTTGCCGATATCAAGCGCGAAGGCACCGACGCGACCATAGTTGCATACGGTCGAATGCTCCACTTCGCTCTTGACGCGGCTGCGCAGCTCGCAAAAGAGGGGATCAACGTCGAAGTCGTAGATCCGCGGACTCTGAACCCGCTGGATATGGGCACCATTGCCAAGTCGGTCAGAAAGACAGGCAGGCTGATCACGGTCTCCGAAGACTTCCCGCGCTGCGGAGTCGGGCCTGAGATAGTCCGCCAGTATATGGACTATAAGTTCGAAGACGGTCACAGTGGGTTCGATTACCTGGACGCCCAGCCTGTGATGCTTGCAGCCAAGGATTGCCCGGTGCCTATGAGCGCTCCTCTCGAGGAAGCCTGTGTGCCGACAGTGGCAGATATTATCGAGGCTGTGAAGGCTATTGCGTAG
- a CDS encoding cupin domain-containing protein, with protein MTFNEIVEKLGLEAHPMEGGYFRETYRSSLTIPGNVLPGEYDHDKSACTAIYFLIGPGHYSAMHRVKTDEIFHFYSGDPVEMLQLHPDGTHSVITIGSDIMSGEAPQVVVPAGSWQGSRLKPGGEYALMGTTVAPAFDYDDYEHGSRESLIAECPECEEMIRELTRE; from the coding sequence ATGACTTTTAATGAGATAGTCGAAAAGCTGGGGCTTGAAGCGCACCCTATGGAAGGCGGATATTTTCGTGAGACATATCGCAGCAGCCTGACTATACCCGGCAATGTCCTGCCCGGCGAGTACGATCACGACAAATCAGCGTGCACAGCCATCTACTTCCTTATCGGTCCGGGCCATTACTCGGCTATGCATAGGGTGAAGACTGACGAAATCTTCCACTTCTACTCGGGCGATCCTGTAGAGATGCTTCAGCTCCACCCAGACGGCACACATTCGGTCATCACCATAGGCAGCGATATTATGTCTGGTGAGGCGCCGCAAGTGGTTGTTCCGGCGGGATCATGGCAGGGAAGCCGACTCAAGCCCGGCGGCGAGTATGCTCTCATGGGCACAACTGTTGCCCCGGCCTTCGATTATGATGACTACGAGCACGGCAGCCGCGAATCTCTTATTGCCGAGTGTCCTGAGTGTGAGGAGATGATACGGGAACTGACGAGGGAATAG
- a CDS encoding zinc ribbon domain-containing protein, with protein MKCPKCETQLPEGAKFCPNCGAGKYVETPAPQAKRKRSPIVYVIAGLAAIALIALIFAVLASRGNVTNAPGGSVSPGNVTNAPAGAPNGGNVLNAPPGAPQTGQGNPSATAKPKPPQSVVDYLAYVKRVEDHRQMLLKDTTAALGMAAAGGAANSLLNLIDMAGDPDGEKARDPLADTKKELNRQYKNWISTLQYLDKRAAPSECREFSGNYRDVIFKETKTIGEIAVSFNAANVMNSQDMSKLLASLEKMKGDPTIQSNIDKAADTADSSLDKIVSNYDMQKPFSVQRESKTSGSIMGF; from the coding sequence ATGAAATGCCCAAAATGTGAAACCCAATTGCCTGAGGGAGCGAAGTTCTGCCCTAACTGCGGCGCAGGTAAGTATGTAGAAACGCCGGCGCCCCAAGCAAAGCGCAAGCGCTCTCCGATAGTATATGTAATAGCAGGACTGGCCGCAATTGCCCTCATAGCGCTCATATTTGCTGTGCTTGCAAGCAGGGGAAACGTGACAAACGCCCCCGGAGGATCGGTCTCACCGGGTAATGTCACTAATGCGCCTGCCGGTGCGCCGAACGGCGGCAACGTGCTTAATGCGCCTCCAGGAGCTCCTCAGACCGGTCAAGGAAATCCAAGCGCAACGGCTAAGCCCAAGCCTCCGCAGTCGGTTGTGGATTATCTCGCATATGTGAAGAGAGTGGAAGACCATCGTCAGATGCTGCTCAAAGATACGACCGCTGCCCTTGGCATGGCGGCCGCCGGAGGCGCGGCCAACAGCCTCCTCAACTTGATTGATATGGCCGGTGATCCTGATGGCGAAAAGGCTCGCGATCCCCTGGCCGATACAAAAAAAGAGCTTAACCGCCAGTATAAAAACTGGATCAGCACGCTTCAATACCTCGATAAGAGAGCCGCCCCATCTGAGTGCAGAGAGTTTTCAGGCAATTATCGCGATGTGATCTTCAAAGAGACAAAAACCATAGGCGAGATAGCAGTGAGCTTCAATGCCGCAAATGTGATGAACTCTCAGGATATGTCCAAGCTGCTTGCATCTCTCGAAAAGATGAAAGGTGACCCAACCATTCAGAGCAATATCGATAAGGCTGCAGATACGGCTGATTCTTCTCTCGACAAGATCGTCTCTAACTACGATATGCAAAAGCCGTTCTCCGTGCAGCGCGAGTCCAAGACCAGCGGAAGCATCATGGGATTTTAG
- a CDS encoding SUMF1/EgtB/PvdO family nonheme iron enzyme encodes MSSMILIPAGPFVMGLSKHEVKRICRRFDIKSALLVDTMPPKKPGESVDDKPSFRNQTRFPIDASGQPPLWAQKELELPDFYIDKYPVTNAEFYAYVIEANVDWIYNKYNPVPKDCERLPAVNVTYQMAEGYAAWTGKRLPTEQEWEKAARGRFAMLFPWGGVWHSERLSCSVSTQGSLSPVDSHPMGSSPYGVMDMAGNVWEWTSASRDEAMVIKGGSFRESKPYQFICAFKAFEEKNSARDNIGFRCVIDMPLSPRANARTNAL; translated from the coding sequence ATGAGCAGTATGATCCTTATTCCGGCAGGCCCGTTCGTCATGGGGCTGAGCAAGCACGAGGTCAAGAGAATATGCAGGCGCTTTGATATAAAATCTGCGCTTCTTGTCGATACTATGCCTCCTAAGAAACCTGGTGAAAGTGTTGATGACAAACCGTCGTTTCGCAACCAAACTCGGTTTCCAATTGACGCAAGTGGGCAACCCCCACTGTGGGCTCAGAAAGAACTCGAACTGCCCGACTTTTATATAGACAAATACCCGGTCACTAATGCCGAGTTTTACGCATATGTAATCGAGGCGAACGTCGATTGGATATATAACAAGTATAATCCGGTGCCAAAGGATTGTGAGAGACTGCCCGCAGTCAATGTGACTTACCAAATGGCAGAGGGCTATGCCGCATGGACGGGCAAGCGTCTGCCGACTGAGCAGGAGTGGGAGAAGGCCGCGCGGGGCAGGTTCGCTATGCTCTTTCCATGGGGAGGGGTGTGGCATTCCGAACGCCTGTCATGCAGCGTCTCCACTCAGGGCAGCCTGAGCCCTGTGGACTCTCATCCTATGGGGTCCAGCCCATACGGAGTGATGGATATGGCAGGCAATGTCTGGGAGTGGACGTCTGCAAGCCGCGATGAGGCAATGGTAATTAAGGGCGGATCATTCAGGGAGAGCAAACCGTATCAATTTATATGCGCATTCAAAGCCTTTGAAGAAAAAAACAGTGCGCGGGACAATATAGGATTCAGGTGTGTAATAGACATGCCTCTATCACCCAGGGCGAACGCACGAACGAACGCTTTGTGA
- a CDS encoding PEP-CTERM sorting domain-containing protein has product MKKVLFGLVVFALAIASASMAGAVEWHAWGVHGGAISSTAPGTITAVTGNDATYHWNKSNWSTRTGQKAFYSTNAFNGQNVSVIQDITYTVTAGYWGNVYFNVMVQDANGKKAILSPSYNSATNSGWTLTGTLGKSFCVFEAESGWTGTSATGWYAADWDEVKNLTIANGPFAEFPDTVTAPHASAQGDALYTVSNWYAWGGAAASDGLLITFGQSTGTTTPTTTITGFGVTSSVPEPGSIVALLSGLAGLAVIRRRK; this is encoded by the coding sequence ATGAAGAAAGTATTGTTTGGGCTTGTCGTGTTTGCGTTGGCGATTGCCAGTGCAAGCATGGCCGGAGCAGTCGAATGGCATGCATGGGGCGTGCATGGCGGCGCAATCAGCAGCACCGCGCCCGGCACAATTACGGCGGTGACCGGAAACGATGCCACTTACCACTGGAACAAGAGCAACTGGTCGACCCGCACAGGCCAGAAGGCCTTCTACAGCACCAATGCATTTAATGGTCAGAATGTCAGTGTTATCCAGGACATCACGTACACAGTGACCGCGGGCTACTGGGGAAATGTGTATTTCAACGTGATGGTCCAGGATGCAAACGGCAAGAAGGCTATTTTGTCTCCATCTTACAACAGCGCGACCAACTCGGGTTGGACGTTAACCGGCACCTTAGGCAAGAGCTTCTGTGTTTTTGAAGCCGAGTCAGGCTGGACAGGCACATCCGCCACCGGCTGGTATGCCGCAGATTGGGACGAGGTCAAAAACCTCACAATCGCGAATGGCCCGTTTGCCGAATTCCCCGACACCGTGACTGCGCCGCACGCCAGCGCTCAGGGCGATGCGCTGTATACGGTCAGTAACTGGTATGCCTGGGGTGGAGCGGCTGCAAGTGACGGCCTGCTGATCACATTCGGCCAGTCCACCGGCACCACCACACCTACTACCACAATAACAGGGTTCGGTGTGACATCATCCGTTCCTGAGCCGGGCAGCATAGTTGCCCTGCTGAGCGGACTTGCCGGTCTGGCTGTTATCAGACGGCGCAAGTAG
- the hrcA gene encoding heat-inducible transcriptional repressor HrcA, producing MSSLPITPLDSRKQVILKAVVTDYVRTVEPVGSHQLVERYEFGVKSATIRNEMAELAELGYLHQPHTSAGRIPSDLGYRFFVDRLMGQLGVNTQEAARAKDKMESRRAEVDVIIEQSCRILSSLAHYTSLATHPAVRDAVISHVSTADIGHSKMLTVIVLDNGRVLHDMLDFDKCDCIKATNFLSRKLVGRALAEVTSMEPVDEDSAHMTKLLGKVLKFLKQEIEPSEEVDVHLEGTSYFIAQPEFKDAERLEAVLSVLEKRSALCKLFSAVYLGTDVSVIIGSENPLDEMRECSFVGATYRIGGRTAGTIGVLGPTRMDYPRAVSTVEFMARNVGEMLTALSV from the coding sequence ATGAGTAGTTTGCCGATTACCCCTCTCGATTCTCGTAAGCAGGTCATACTGAAGGCTGTGGTTACGGACTATGTCCGCACAGTCGAGCCTGTCGGCTCGCATCAGCTTGTAGAAAGATATGAGTTCGGGGTCAAATCGGCTACTATCCGCAATGAAATGGCCGAACTGGCTGAGCTTGGTTATCTTCATCAGCCGCACACGTCCGCAGGAAGAATTCCATCAGACCTCGGCTACAGGTTCTTTGTCGACCGGCTTATGGGCCAGCTTGGCGTAAACACGCAGGAAGCTGCCCGGGCAAAGGACAAAATGGAGTCTCGGCGGGCGGAAGTCGATGTAATTATCGAGCAGAGCTGCCGGATCCTTTCGAGCCTGGCACACTACACCTCGCTGGCTACGCACCCCGCTGTGCGCGACGCGGTTATAAGCCACGTAAGCACCGCGGATATCGGCCACAGCAAGATGCTCACGGTGATCGTGCTGGATAACGGCAGAGTGCTGCATGACATGCTCGATTTTGATAAATGCGACTGCATAAAGGCCACAAATTTCCTCTCGAGAAAGCTTGTCGGGCGCGCGCTGGCTGAAGTGACCTCCATGGAGCCTGTGGACGAAGATTCTGCTCATATGACAAAGCTGCTGGGAAAAGTGCTGAAGTTTTTGAAGCAGGAGATCGAGCCTTCGGAAGAAGTAGATGTCCATCTGGAAGGCACCAGTTATTTCATTGCGCAGCCTGAGTTTAAGGACGCCGAGAGGCTGGAGGCGGTGCTTTCGGTCCTCGAAAAGAGAAGCGCGCTCTGTAAATTGTTTTCGGCTGTTTATCTCGGCACGGATGTCTCAGTTATAATCGGCTCGGAGAACCCGCTCGATGAGATGCGCGAGTGCAGTTTCGTCGGGGCCACATACAGAATAGGCGGACGGACCGCAGGCACTATCGGTGTGCTCGGCCCGACTCGAATGGACTACCCGCGCGCTGTAAGCACGGTTGAGTTCATGGCGCGCAACGTAGGCGAGATGCTTACCGCACTGAGCGTGTAG
- a CDS encoding sugar phosphate isomerase/epimerase family protein, with amino-acid sequence MIDVIEEIALMADLGFDFIDLTLEPEETYSATINVKKVTRALARAKLGIVGHTAWYLPVASSFPEIREVAIRELERCMKVFKEMGAEKMNVHPYTRIPLHEEDWVIAQNIEVLARLANLGSEIGLRVMMENMPHFSRVSQLKPIFEAVPELELLLDVGHANLDTPHNYSEELIAHFGERLGHVHMHDNRGGKDDMHLPLGVGNINWLRVVRALKNANYDDTITIEVFGDDDDYLVMSRDKLKYLWEHTEPGEK; translated from the coding sequence ATGATCGATGTAATCGAGGAGATCGCGTTGATGGCGGACCTCGGCTTCGATTTCATCGACCTCACTCTGGAGCCTGAGGAGACTTACTCGGCGACGATCAACGTCAAGAAAGTCACCAGGGCTCTTGCCAGGGCCAAGCTCGGTATCGTAGGCCATACCGCCTGGTACCTGCCGGTCGCATCGTCATTCCCGGAGATCAGAGAAGTGGCGATCCGAGAGCTTGAGAGGTGCATGAAAGTCTTCAAAGAGATGGGCGCGGAGAAAATGAATGTGCACCCGTATACCAGGATTCCGCTTCACGAAGAAGACTGGGTGATTGCTCAGAACATTGAAGTGCTGGCGCGCTTAGCCAACCTTGGCAGCGAGATCGGGCTGCGGGTGATGATGGAGAATATGCCGCACTTCAGCCGCGTATCCCAGCTCAAACCCATATTTGAAGCCGTGCCGGAGCTTGAACTGCTTCTGGATGTGGGCCATGCCAACCTGGACACCCCGCACAACTACAGCGAGGAGCTTATCGCTCATTTTGGTGAGAGGCTGGGGCATGTGCATATGCACGATAACCGGGGCGGCAAGGACGATATGCACCTGCCGCTGGGGGTGGGAAACATTAACTGGCTGCGAGTGGTGCGCGCCCTCAAAAACGCGAACTACGACGACACGATCACCATAGAAGTCTTTGGCGACGATGACGATTACCTGGTAATGAGCCGCGACAAGCTGAAATATCTGTGGGAGCACACCGAGCCCGGCGAGAAATAG